In one Zobellia galactanivorans genomic region, the following are encoded:
- the ruvC gene encoding crossover junction endodeoxyribonuclease RuvC produces MATEKIILGIDPGTTIMGFGLIKVVGKKMEFVQMNELLLQKYNDPYVKLKLIFERTIELIDTYHPDEIAIEAPFFGKNVQSMLKLGRAQGVAMAAGLSREIPITEYLPKKIKMAITGNGNASKEQVAKMLQSLLGLKSLPKNLDSTDGLAAAVCHFYNQGRVEVGKSYSGWDAFVKQNSSRVKK; encoded by the coding sequence TTGGCTACGGAAAAAATTATACTCGGTATTGACCCAGGTACTACCATTATGGGCTTTGGTCTTATAAAAGTGGTAGGAAAAAAAATGGAATTTGTTCAAATGAACGAATTGCTACTTCAAAAATATAATGACCCTTACGTAAAACTAAAGCTCATTTTCGAGCGCACCATAGAGCTTATAGATACGTATCACCCTGATGAAATTGCCATTGAGGCACCTTTTTTTGGAAAGAACGTACAGTCGATGCTCAAGCTGGGTCGTGCCCAAGGTGTGGCCATGGCTGCGGGACTCTCACGTGAAATTCCCATAACGGAATATTTGCCAAAGAAAATAAAAATGGCCATCACGGGAAACGGTAACGCCAGTAAGGAACAAGTGGCCAAAATGCTACAAAGTCTACTGGGATTAAAATCCTTGCCCAAGAATTTGGATAGCACCGATGGCCTTGCCGCTGCCGTTTGTCATTTTTATAACCAGGGCAGGGTAGAGGTCGGTAAAAGTTACTCTGGTTGGGACGCATTTGTGAAACAGAATAGTTCTAGGGTGAAGAAGTAG
- a CDS encoding homogentisate 1,2-dioxygenase, with translation MPLYHKLGKFPQKRHTIFKKDDGTLHYEQLFGTIGFDGMSSLLYHLHRPTQVKEVGKTLDIAPRAAVEYNIKSRLLKGFEVKPQDDYLQSRKTVLFNSDVHVGLAAPRKSVTDYFYKNTDADELLFVHRGSGTLKTFLGEIPFEYGDYLVIPRGMIYQIEFDTEDNRLLITESYHPIYTPKRYRNWFGQHLEHSPFCERDFKLPQNLQTFDEKGEFLMKVKKQGQLHHLVYATHPFDVVGWDGYNFPYGFSIHNFEPITGRVHQPPPVHQTFETSAFVVCSFCPRLYDYHPQAIPAPYNHSNIDSDEVLYYVDGDFMSRKGIDEGYISLHPAGIPHGPHPGTYEGSIGKSKTEELAVMIDTFKPLKLTQQALDIDDGKYYQSWLE, from the coding sequence ATGCCGTTATATCATAAGCTCGGAAAGTTTCCGCAAAAACGTCATACCATCTTCAAAAAAGACGATGGCACCTTGCATTACGAACAATTGTTCGGTACCATTGGGTTTGACGGAATGTCCTCTTTACTATATCATTTGCATAGGCCTACACAGGTAAAGGAAGTCGGTAAAACCTTGGATATTGCTCCGAGGGCCGCCGTAGAATACAATATAAAGTCAAGATTGCTAAAGGGCTTTGAGGTAAAGCCCCAAGACGATTATCTACAGAGCCGAAAGACCGTACTTTTCAATTCAGATGTGCATGTAGGGCTCGCTGCGCCCAGAAAGTCGGTCACGGATTATTTTTATAAGAATACCGATGCCGATGAGCTATTGTTCGTACACAGGGGCTCAGGTACTTTAAAGACCTTTTTGGGGGAAATTCCTTTTGAATATGGAGACTACCTTGTGATTCCAAGAGGTATGATCTATCAAATCGAGTTTGATACAGAGGATAATCGTTTATTGATCACCGAAAGCTATCACCCCATATATACCCCTAAAAGATACCGGAATTGGTTCGGTCAGCACTTAGAGCATTCGCCTTTTTGCGAGCGCGATTTTAAGCTGCCACAGAACCTGCAGACCTTTGATGAAAAGGGTGAGTTTTTGATGAAGGTAAAAAAACAAGGGCAGCTGCACCATCTGGTATATGCCACCCATCCGTTTGATGTGGTCGGTTGGGACGGGTACAATTTTCCGTACGGCTTTTCCATTCATAATTTCGAACCCATTACAGGTCGCGTTCACCAACCGCCCCCAGTGCACCAAACCTTTGAGACAAGCGCCTTTGTGGTGTGCTCCTTCTGCCCGAGGTTGTACGATTATCACCCACAGGCCATACCGGCACCGTATAACCATTCCAATATAGATTCGGATGAGGTGCTCTATTATGTGGATGGTGATTTTATGAGTAGGAAGGGGATTGATGAAGGGTATATTTCCCTACACCCGGCGGGTATTCCTCATGGTCCGCACCCAGGTACTTACGAAGGCAGTATAGGGAAAAGCAAAACTGAAGAACTTGCAGTAATGATAGATACGTTCAAGCCGTTGAAATTAACCCAACAGGCCTTGGATATCGATGATGGCAAGTATTACCAAAGCTGGTTGGAGTAG
- a CDS encoding M56 family metallopeptidase, which translates to MIQYILECIAFQLVFLVIYDFFLKRETFFQWNRFYLLSTFLLSLLLPFVKIEAFKTTVEQPYIEYGEELWGVNNALVLGAQEPTGIDISWQTVLFVSGALVATLLLAYKLRQLYLLGTKGDRISFKEFTQILIPNSNMAFSFFKSIFIGDKVSKTDYTNIIAHELVHIKQGHSWDLLFFELMRIVGWFNPLVYIYQNRISELHEFIADAKVAKNNKNEQYQLLLSQVFQTQNISFINHFFKSSLIKKRIVMLQKSQSKSVFKLKYLALVPLILGMLFYTSCENDDKNSLEDNENIITVSSVDNLSEEEETKVYARLKSLADSEEAWSLRVEDSENSLKFESTKDDVFVSGINNEPVRAKMTIGNNGSPKYFKNFMPSAGKPYDWKKIYREENLVPFTYADEVPVFPGYENENDLKACFQQNIQKHIGKHFKYPEEAQKQGIQGRVSIMFTIDEDGSIVDIRKRGPHELLENEAVRIIEKLPRMTPGSYEGKTVKVPFSLPITFKLEQAGFSPSSTDDIYAQMQKEQIAKLSTEAQIAYGNSVAFKEVEIPPVFPGCENVDNIQDCFQKSVYRHISENFRYPQDAQERRIQGRVLVIFLMDTSGNITHISTRGPDESLEKEAERIISKLPKMTPGQNDGVAVNVPYSIPIAFKLQ; encoded by the coding sequence ATGATACAATATATCTTAGAGTGCATCGCCTTTCAACTGGTTTTTCTTGTTATTTATGATTTTTTCTTAAAACGGGAAACCTTTTTTCAATGGAACCGGTTTTATCTTTTGAGCACGTTTTTGCTATCGCTCTTGCTGCCTTTTGTAAAGATTGAAGCTTTTAAAACCACAGTGGAGCAGCCCTATATTGAATATGGCGAGGAACTTTGGGGGGTAAATAATGCCCTTGTACTTGGAGCTCAAGAGCCTACGGGAATAGACATTTCGTGGCAAACGGTATTATTTGTGTCAGGAGCACTAGTAGCTACGTTGTTATTGGCGTATAAGCTGCGCCAGCTATATCTTTTGGGCACAAAGGGAGACAGGATTAGTTTCAAGGAGTTTACGCAAATATTGATTCCCAATAGCAACATGGCTTTCTCCTTCTTTAAATCAATTTTTATTGGGGATAAAGTTTCAAAAACGGATTACACCAATATCATAGCCCATGAATTGGTTCATATAAAACAAGGGCACTCGTGGGATTTGCTCTTTTTTGAGCTCATGCGCATTGTTGGCTGGTTTAATCCGCTGGTTTATATCTACCAAAATAGAATTTCGGAATTGCACGAGTTCATCGCCGATGCAAAAGTTGCGAAAAACAATAAAAACGAGCAGTACCAATTATTGCTTTCCCAAGTATTTCAAACACAAAATATATCGTTCATCAATCACTTTTTTAAATCATCATTAATCAAAAAACGAATCGTCATGTTACAAAAATCACAGTCAAAATCGGTTTTCAAATTAAAGTATTTGGCCTTGGTGCCATTGATTTTAGGTATGTTATTTTATACTTCGTGCGAAAACGATGATAAAAATAGTCTGGAGGATAATGAAAATATCATAACCGTAAGTAGCGTAGATAATCTCTCAGAAGAAGAGGAGACTAAGGTGTATGCAAGATTGAAGTCTCTAGCCGATTCCGAAGAAGCCTGGAGCTTGAGGGTAGAGGATTCCGAAAATTCGTTGAAGTTCGAAAGTACAAAGGATGACGTATTTGTTTCGGGGATTAACAATGAGCCAGTTCGGGCTAAAATGACTATTGGTAATAATGGCTCGCCAAAGTACTTTAAAAACTTTATGCCCTCTGCAGGCAAGCCGTACGATTGGAAAAAGATTTATAGGGAAGAAAATCTAGTGCCTTTTACTTATGCCGACGAAGTTCCTGTTTTTCCGGGTTATGAAAATGAAAATGATTTAAAAGCTTGCTTTCAACAAAATATCCAGAAACATATTGGTAAACATTTTAAATATCCCGAAGAAGCTCAGAAACAGGGAATTCAAGGCAGGGTAAGTATTATGTTTACTATTGATGAAGATGGTTCAATTGTAGATATTCGAAAAAGAGGTCCCCATGAATTATTAGAAAATGAAGCGGTTCGTATTATTGAAAAATTGCCACGTATGACGCCGGGTTCTTATGAGGGCAAAACCGTGAAGGTTCCATTTTCACTTCCGATTACTTTTAAGTTGGAACAGGCAGGGTTTAGTCCGTCTAGTACTGACGATATTTATGCGCAAATGCAAAAGGAACAAATAGCTAAATTATCCACTGAGGCGCAAATAGCTTATGGGAATTCCGTGGCTTTTAAAGAAGTAGAAATCCCCCCTGTTTTTCCGGGTTGCGAAAATGTGGATAATATACAAGACTGTTTTCAGAAAAGTGTATATCGGCATATTTCCGAGAATTTCAGGTATCCGCAGGATGCACAAGAAAGAAGGATTCAAGGCAGGGTTCTGGTCATTTTCCTAATGGATACCTCAGGAAACATTACTCATATTTCTACCAGAGGACCGGATGAATCTTTAGAGAAGGAAGCGGAACGTATTATTTCAAAGTTGCCTAAAATGACTCCTGGACAGAACGATGGGGTAGCCGTAAATGTTCCTTATTCTATACCTATTGCTTTTAAACTCCAATAA
- a CDS encoding Crp/Fnr family transcriptional regulator codes for MSKEELKKVSDSKISKKLKKGEALFQEGEQLNGVFCVRTGVSKLSKLSANGKDQIVKLASKGEVMGQRAVIAEEVTNLSAIAVSDMEVCFIPKDVISNTLDQNPNFAVEVLRHMAHDLKEADDVIVNMSQKTVKQRMAEAFLYLRKNYGDDTDGFLNLVLSREDYSNVVGTATESCIRIISEFKKKGLIKTSGKKIGVLDERKLLELAERF; via the coding sequence ATGAGCAAGGAAGAATTAAAGAAAGTATCCGATTCCAAGATTTCCAAAAAACTTAAAAAAGGCGAGGCCCTATTTCAAGAGGGTGAGCAACTTAATGGGGTTTTTTGCGTAAGGACCGGGGTTTCAAAGCTGTCGAAACTGAGTGCGAACGGAAAGGATCAAATCGTAAAACTGGCCAGCAAGGGCGAGGTAATGGGCCAGCGTGCCGTGATTGCCGAAGAAGTTACCAATTTGAGCGCAATCGCGGTAAGTGATATGGAAGTCTGTTTTATTCCAAAGGATGTGATTTCCAATACGCTCGATCAAAACCCGAACTTTGCGGTTGAGGTCTTACGGCATATGGCCCACGACCTAAAGGAAGCAGATGACGTTATCGTAAACATGTCTCAAAAAACGGTGAAACAGCGAATGGCCGAAGCCTTTCTATACCTGAGAAAAAACTATGGGGACGATACCGATGGTTTCTTGAATCTGGTACTCTCTCGTGAAGATTATTCAAATGTGGTAGGAACCGCTACCGAATCCTGTATCCGGATTATTTCGGAGTTCAAGAAGAAAGGCTTGATCAAAACTTCCGGAAAAAAAATAGGGGTGCTCGACGAGCGCAAACTCTTGGAACTCGCCGAAAGATTCTAA
- a CDS encoding BlaI/MecI/CopY family transcriptional regulator — translation MKQLTKAEEEVMQQLWQLEKCNVAAIIEQLPEPKPAYNTVSTIVRILESKGFVGHEKEGKGYLYFPIVKKSDYSNQSINKLVDGYFQGSFKSMVSFFMKKNDMSLSELESIMQDIKKGSGPEGINKKNN, via the coding sequence ATGAAGCAATTAACAAAAGCGGAAGAAGAGGTGATGCAGCAATTATGGCAACTGGAAAAATGCAATGTTGCCGCTATTATTGAACAATTACCAGAACCAAAACCAGCATACAACACCGTATCCACAATTGTAAGGATTTTAGAAAGTAAAGGTTTTGTAGGTCATGAAAAAGAAGGGAAGGGATATCTCTACTTTCCTATCGTAAAAAAGTCGGATTACAGCAACCAGAGTATCAATAAGCTGGTGGACGGGTATTTTCAGGGCTCTTTTAAAAGCATGGTCTCTTTCTTTATGAAGAAGAACGATATGAGCCTTTCTGAATTGGAATCTATAATGCAGGATATTAAAAAGGGTTCCGGGCCGGAAGGGATAAATAAAAAGAATAATTAA
- a CDS encoding NAD(P)/FAD-dependent oxidoreductase, whose product MNLPDTGQKRIVIIGGGFAGISLAKNLKGVDLQVVLIDRHNYHTFQPLLYQVSTSGLEPDSIAYPLRKVLKELDNFYFRMASVQRIDPDGKTVFTDIGNLGYDYLVLATGTKTNFFGNQNIARYAMPMKTVPQALDIRSLMLQNFEKADDCLDPVERKALLNFCIVGAGPTGVELAGAFAELKNNVFPKDYRHLNIDEMEINLFEGGPRVLPPMSENASKKATEFLKALGVRVHLNVIASDYDGERLTLKDGTTLNTKNFIWTAGVTGAAIEGFATHVLVERLNRYKVNRFNQVEGYDTVFAIGDIAYMETDGFPKGHPQVAQPAIQQGELLADNLERMLEGKELKPFTYRDKGTMATIGRNKAVADIKKLKFAGFFAWFIWMFVHLMALVGFRNKVVVFFNWAYNYINYDKAARLIMRRFRPKA is encoded by the coding sequence ATGAACCTTCCCGATACTGGTCAAAAACGAATAGTGATAATTGGTGGCGGTTTTGCCGGAATATCACTGGCAAAAAATCTAAAAGGAGTTGATTTACAGGTGGTATTGATCGACCGCCATAACTACCATACCTTTCAGCCACTTCTATATCAGGTTTCTACCAGTGGCTTGGAGCCTGATTCCATTGCATACCCGCTTCGAAAGGTCTTGAAGGAACTCGATAATTTTTATTTTAGGATGGCTTCGGTGCAACGTATCGATCCTGATGGAAAGACCGTTTTTACCGATATAGGAAACCTAGGTTACGATTATTTGGTCTTGGCCACAGGCACAAAGACCAATTTTTTTGGCAACCAGAATATTGCCCGGTACGCCATGCCTATGAAGACCGTTCCCCAGGCGCTTGATATCAGGAGCCTTATGTTACAGAATTTTGAAAAGGCCGATGACTGTCTAGACCCGGTTGAACGCAAGGCGTTGTTAAATTTTTGTATCGTGGGTGCGGGCCCTACGGGAGTAGAGTTGGCCGGTGCCTTTGCCGAATTGAAAAACAACGTTTTTCCTAAAGATTACCGGCATCTCAACATAGATGAAATGGAAATCAACCTATTCGAGGGCGGCCCAAGGGTACTGCCCCCAATGAGTGAGAACGCCTCCAAAAAGGCGACCGAATTTTTGAAGGCCCTAGGTGTGCGCGTTCATTTGAACGTGATTGCCAGTGATTATGATGGGGAGCGACTGACCCTAAAGGATGGCACGACCTTAAATACCAAGAATTTTATTTGGACGGCAGGGGTTACGGGGGCCGCCATTGAAGGTTTTGCCACCCATGTTCTTGTGGAGCGGTTGAACCGCTATAAGGTAAACCGGTTCAACCAAGTTGAGGGCTATGATACGGTTTTTGCCATTGGTGATATTGCCTATATGGAAACCGATGGCTTCCCGAAAGGGCATCCCCAAGTGGCACAACCCGCCATTCAACAAGGGGAGTTGTTGGCCGATAACCTTGAGCGCATGCTAGAGGGAAAAGAATTGAAGCCTTTTACTTATCGCGATAAGGGAACCATGGCCACCATCGGCCGAAATAAGGCGGTGGCCGATATTAAGAAGCTAAAATTCGCTGGCTTCTTTGCATGGTTTATTTGGATGTTCGTTCACCTAATGGCCTTGGTAGGTTTTAGAAATAAGGTGGTAGTATTTTTTAACTGGGCCTACAACTACATTAACTACGATAAGGCTGCGCGGCTCATTATGAGACGCTTCAGGCCTAAGGCTTAG
- a CDS encoding tetratricopeptide repeat protein, whose product MRTLISVFLLVSCVTAEGQISNSKIADSLYATGNYIKAINHYAEDGSITSTLQIARAYNAIGNYEKAIAQYQNVLSQDATLQIAKFELGKLYLKTKDFTNAEALFLELTHAASNNPEYYFYLGETFREEKKTERGLASYKKAVVIDNTHLRSLFQLGKYYVGQREKDSALTFIDKGLRFYENDVALINLKALAYYNNDEYVKASHYFERLLELGEHKEYIYEKLGYCYFKDWEFEKAKANYKKVLELNDENADAYFNLGQVFWKDRQIDSSQYYIKESIAVQKPFLLREYVALAGIARNKDDMRTALKYYKLAHQEDPDEALVYHNVCTVADRYYKDPKIKLTYYEKFDERFGDKNDYMSKMVNKRISELKEEIHYDVK is encoded by the coding sequence TTGAGAACCTTAATTTCTGTTTTTTTACTTGTATCCTGTGTTACGGCAGAAGGTCAAATATCAAATTCTAAGATAGCCGATAGTCTATACGCTACAGGTAACTACATTAAGGCTATTAACCATTATGCGGAAGATGGTTCCATTACTTCTACTTTACAGATTGCAAGGGCCTATAACGCTATTGGCAATTATGAAAAAGCAATTGCACAGTATCAGAATGTGCTGTCTCAAGATGCAACGCTTCAAATTGCAAAATTTGAACTGGGAAAGCTCTATCTGAAAACAAAAGACTTTACGAATGCGGAGGCCCTATTCTTAGAACTGACGCATGCTGCAAGTAACAACCCTGAGTATTATTTTTACTTGGGAGAGACCTTTCGAGAAGAAAAAAAGACGGAGCGTGGTCTGGCGTCTTACAAAAAGGCAGTGGTAATTGATAATACGCATTTAAGAAGTCTGTTTCAATTAGGAAAATATTATGTAGGGCAGCGCGAAAAGGATTCGGCCTTAACTTTCATTGACAAAGGACTTCGCTTCTATGAAAATGATGTAGCACTGATAAACTTAAAAGCACTGGCCTATTATAATAACGATGAGTATGTCAAGGCATCTCACTATTTTGAAAGGCTTTTAGAATTGGGCGAGCACAAAGAGTACATCTACGAGAAATTAGGTTATTGTTACTTTAAGGATTGGGAGTTTGAAAAGGCAAAAGCCAACTATAAAAAGGTTTTAGAATTGAACGATGAAAATGCCGATGCCTATTTCAATCTGGGACAGGTGTTTTGGAAAGACCGACAGATAGATAGTTCCCAATATTATATCAAAGAATCCATAGCGGTTCAAAAGCCTTTTTTATTAAGAGAGTATGTTGCCTTAGCGGGAATCGCAAGGAATAAGGACGATATGAGAACGGCTTTGAAATACTACAAATTAGCACATCAAGAAGACCCGGATGAAGCACTGGTTTATCATAATGTCTGTACAGTGGCCGATCGGTATTACAAAGACCCCAAAATCAAATTAACATATTACGAAAAATTTGACGAGCGATTTGGTGATAAAAACGACTATATGTCCAAAATGGTAAACAAGCGTATTTCTGAATTAAAAGAGGAAATCCATTATGATGTGAAATAA
- a CDS encoding nitroreductase family protein, whose amino-acid sequence MILDLIRNRRSVFPAQYNNKPIAKADIEKILEAANWAPTHKKTEPWRFRVLQGESQEKLGLFLSLKYLENDPNPKEFKAKKLIENPKRAGAIIAICMQRDPAQSIPEWEEVAATAMAVQNMWLCCTEMGIGCYWSSPGLVKHMNDFFEMNEGEACLGFFYLGYSDEEIPEGQRSPIADKVVWMD is encoded by the coding sequence GTGATATTAGATTTAATACGAAACAGACGCTCGGTATTTCCGGCTCAGTATAATAATAAGCCTATTGCCAAGGCCGATATCGAAAAAATATTGGAAGCGGCCAATTGGGCCCCTACCCACAAAAAAACCGAACCATGGAGGTTTCGGGTTTTACAGGGGGAGTCTCAAGAGAAATTGGGACTTTTCCTTTCCTTGAAATATCTGGAAAACGATCCCAACCCGAAGGAGTTCAAAGCCAAAAAACTAATTGAAAACCCGAAGCGTGCGGGCGCAATTATCGCTATCTGTATGCAAAGGGACCCCGCCCAAAGTATTCCCGAATGGGAAGAAGTCGCCGCTACCGCAATGGCCGTTCAAAATATGTGGCTCTGCTGTACGGAAATGGGTATTGGCTGCTATTGGAGTTCTCCGGGACTCGTAAAGCATATGAACGATTTTTTTGAAATGAACGAGGGCGAAGCCTGTTTGGGCTTTTTCTATTTGGGCTATTCCGATGAGGAAATTCCTGAAGGACAGCGGAGTCCCATTGCGGATAAGGTAGTTTGGATGGATTAG
- a CDS encoding serine hydrolase domain-containing protein, whose protein sequence is MRKSVFVPLVFLLITGSIFSQEFDTKKLDSLFATLETHDRFMGSVALSKNGKTIYSKTTGYADIETKQKINTTTKFRVGSISKMFTSALTFMAVEENKITLDQPLSNFFPSIKNASDITIGHLLSHRSGIMNVTSLPSYLLWNTQPKTRTQLLELIEQGGSVFNPDSKAEYSNSNYILLTFILEDVFKDNYANLIKDRIAVPLKLSNTYVGSSIDLTNNEAHSYSYDTQWKKSFETHMSIPLGAGAIVSTPNDLNTFARALFEGKLITSESLKQMKTFKDGYGMGLFEMPYFSKKGFGHNGGIDGFSSQLAIFPKDHISIALTSNGTRYSNNDIFIAVLAAYYGKSFDIPDFSTIEIAAEDLEKYLGTYASHQKKLKISITQNNGTLMAQATGQPSFPLEAVAKNVFEFHLAGVRLEFDPENKTMLLKQGGGVFKYKME, encoded by the coding sequence ATGAGAAAATCAGTATTTGTTCCGCTCGTATTTCTACTGATTACCGGATCGATTTTTTCCCAGGAATTTGACACCAAAAAACTTGATAGCCTTTTTGCAACCTTAGAAACCCATGATCGTTTTATGGGCAGTGTTGCCCTATCAAAAAACGGAAAGACCATTTACAGTAAAACCACGGGCTATGCCGATATAGAGACGAAACAAAAGATAAATACAACAACAAAATTCAGGGTGGGGTCCATTTCCAAAATGTTCACCTCAGCCCTTACTTTTATGGCTGTTGAAGAAAATAAAATAACTTTAGACCAACCTCTATCAAACTTCTTCCCCTCAATTAAAAATGCATCCGATATTACTATTGGCCACTTGCTCAGCCACCGCAGTGGAATCATGAACGTAACAAGTCTACCCAGTTATCTTCTATGGAATACACAGCCAAAAACAAGAACACAGCTTTTAGAGTTGATCGAACAAGGGGGAAGCGTTTTTAACCCTGATAGCAAAGCGGAGTACAGCAACTCTAACTATATACTATTGACCTTTATTTTAGAAGATGTCTTCAAAGACAACTATGCCAATCTAATTAAAGACAGAATAGCGGTTCCTCTAAAATTGAGCAATACGTATGTAGGCTCAAGCATAGACCTAACAAACAACGAGGCCCACTCCTATAGCTATGACACCCAGTGGAAGAAATCTTTTGAAACCCACATGTCTATTCCTTTAGGAGCCGGGGCCATAGTCTCTACACCTAACGACCTCAACACTTTTGCAAGGGCTCTTTTTGAGGGCAAACTCATTACGAGCGAAAGCCTGAAGCAAATGAAAACTTTTAAGGACGGTTATGGAATGGGCCTATTTGAGATGCCCTATTTCAGCAAGAAGGGATTTGGCCATAATGGCGGCATAGATGGATTCTCATCTCAATTAGCCATTTTCCCCAAAGACCATATCTCCATAGCACTTACATCGAACGGCACCCGTTATAGCAACAATGACATCTTTATTGCCGTACTAGCGGCATACTATGGCAAATCTTTTGACATACCCGACTTTAGCACCATAGAAATAGCCGCAGAAGACCTAGAAAAATACCTCGGCACCTATGCAAGTCATCAGAAAAAATTAAAGATAAGTATTACTCAAAATAATGGCACCCTTATGGCACAGGCGACCGGACAACCCTCATTTCCGTTGGAGGCCGTAGCAAAGAATGTTTTTGAATTTCACCTAGCGGGAGTACGCCTTGAGTTCGACCCTGAGAACAAAACAATGCTTTTAAAGCAAGGCGGTGGCGTATTTAAATATAAAATGGAATAG
- a CDS encoding DUF456 domain-containing protein has translation MDIVLLVLGFVFMFMGILGSFLPVLPGPPISWVGLLLLHLTKAVPQDWLFLGITAALALIVFALDYVIPAIGTKKFGGTKAGVIGTTLGLLVALFFPVLGPFGIIIWPFVGALVGELLNKADGKTATKAAFGSFLGFLTGTFMKFLIAIIYLGLFISKAWDYRLELFPFIN, from the coding sequence ATGGACATTGTACTGCTTGTTTTAGGTTTCGTTTTTATGTTCATGGGAATTTTGGGCAGTTTCTTGCCCGTTCTCCCAGGACCCCCGATCAGTTGGGTGGGGCTACTACTGCTACACCTCACCAAGGCCGTTCCCCAAGACTGGTTGTTTTTAGGTATCACCGCGGCCCTCGCACTGATTGTATTTGCCCTAGACTACGTCATACCCGCCATAGGCACAAAAAAATTCGGAGGAACCAAGGCAGGGGTTATCGGCACTACCTTGGGACTATTGGTCGCCCTATTCTTCCCTGTTTTAGGTCCGTTTGGTATTATTATTTGGCCATTTGTCGGTGCCCTGGTAGGTGAATTATTGAATAAAGCCGATGGAAAAACGGCCACCAAAGCCGCTTTTGGGTCGTTTTTAGGTTTCTTGACCGGTACCTTTATGAAATTCTTGATTGCCATAATCTACTTGGGACTATTTATCTCAAAAGCGTGGGATTATCGCTTAGAACTATTTCCTTTTATAAACTAA
- a CDS encoding universal stress protein encodes MKNILLPTDFSENAWNAACYAIELFANEACTFYVLNTYTPHIAHSRFMAAALEGNMLEDTAKEISESGLAKVISRIKAQFNNPRHSFYAISSFSMLVDEVKETIEDKQIDLVVTGTKGASGLEEVFMGSNTVRIIKSVNNCPVLAVPESFPFVRPNEIAFATDFNRFYTESELEPLLDMSRTFGAVIRIVHVQQGIHALSELQKFNLDMLRKYLKNVEHYVHTVSELNSVSKTLEVFSNELDIHLLAMLNYQHSYMEKITREPVVKKMAFHTQIPLLVIPELGMCNKKSKNQNEEGLSVSQ; translated from the coding sequence ATGAAGAATATATTGTTGCCAACCGATTTTTCAGAAAATGCGTGGAATGCCGCATGCTACGCCATAGAGCTTTTTGCCAACGAGGCCTGTACTTTTTACGTGTTGAATACCTACACGCCGCACATTGCGCACAGTCGTTTTATGGCGGCCGCCCTTGAAGGGAATATGTTGGAAGATACGGCCAAGGAAATATCGGAATCGGGCCTGGCCAAGGTCATATCGCGCATCAAGGCCCAGTTCAACAACCCACGGCATAGTTTTTATGCGATATCGTCGTTTAGCATGTTGGTCGATGAAGTCAAGGAAACCATAGAAGATAAGCAGATCGATCTGGTGGTGACAGGAACCAAAGGAGCCTCGGGGCTGGAAGAGGTCTTTATGGGCAGTAATACCGTACGGATCATAAAATCGGTGAACAATTGCCCAGTATTGGCCGTGCCTGAATCCTTTCCCTTTGTCCGCCCCAATGAAATTGCCTTTGCTACGGATTTCAATCGGTTTTATACCGAATCTGAACTAGAGCCCTTGCTCGATATGAGCCGGACCTTCGGTGCGGTCATCCGCATCGTACACGTACAACAAGGGATACATGCCTTGAGCGAACTGCAGAAATTCAATTTAGACATGCTTAGAAAGTATTTGAAAAATGTAGAGCATTATGTTCATACCGTATCGGAATTGAACTCGGTATCAAAAACTTTGGAGGTCTTTAGCAATGAACTGGACATACACCTGTTGGCCATGCTTAATTATCAGCATAGCTATATGGAAAAAATCACAAGGGAGCCCGTTGTAAAGAAAATGGCATTTCATACACAGATACCCCTATTGGTCATACCCGAACTGGGGATGTGTAACAAAAAATCGAAAAACCAAAACGAAGAAGGCCTCTCCGTTTCCCAGTAA